The Aureispira anguillae genome contains a region encoding:
- a CDS encoding cell division protein FtsX, producing the protein MFNKNNPNIDTPNTFINYVSAIISLIIMLYLLGVWGILAIYTNQLIHYSKESIPFYVELKDDANEALVFAFQKKLEASDFVKKQTVAYISKDQALETLEGDAVLAKEDVLLFGENLLPNMIRFSLNEAHFSNYETIIADIQAMNFVEQVFYTEMPTQKLSTKVYRLEIILLVLLLFFIFVVVTLIKNTLKLILLANKGRIQTMQLVGATLEQMTQPYIRQSLKNGLFSALVAIACLWLTRMILESGLGTFAQYDLDFWTGILSATIVLVGTFSSWICTKHSVQKYLTKSVDEWEL; encoded by the coding sequence ATGTTTAATAAGAACAATCCAAACATTGATACTCCTAATACATTTATCAATTACGTTTCAGCAATCATAAGTTTGATTATAATGCTTTATTTATTGGGAGTATGGGGCATCTTAGCCATTTACACCAATCAATTGATTCATTATTCTAAAGAAAGCATTCCCTTTTATGTAGAATTAAAGGACGATGCCAATGAAGCTTTGGTCTTTGCTTTTCAAAAAAAATTAGAAGCAAGTGATTTTGTGAAAAAACAGACCGTAGCGTACATTTCTAAAGATCAGGCATTGGAAACCTTGGAGGGCGATGCGGTTTTGGCTAAAGAGGACGTTTTATTGTTTGGTGAAAATTTATTGCCCAATATGATTCGGTTTTCGTTAAATGAAGCTCATTTTTCGAATTATGAAACAATTATTGCAGATATACAAGCCATGAATTTTGTAGAGCAGGTTTTTTATACTGAAATGCCAACTCAAAAATTGTCAACCAAAGTATATCGCCTTGAAATAATACTCTTGGTCTTGCTGCTTTTTTTTATATTTGTGGTCGTTACACTAATCAAGAATACGTTAAAGTTAATACTCTTGGCAAACAAAGGGCGTATCCAAACGATGCAGTTGGTTGGTGCTACACTAGAACAAATGACACAGCCTTATATTCGCCAAAGCTTAAAGAATGGCTTGTTTAGCGCTTTGGTTGCCATTGCTTGCCTTTGGTTAACTCGCATGATACTAGAAAGTGGCTTAGGAACTTTTGCTCAATACGATTTAGATTTTTGGACAGGTATTTTGTCGGCTACAATTGTTCTTGTGGGGACGTTTTCCTCTTGGATTTGTACCAAGCATAGTGTTCAAAAGTACTTGACCAAATCGGTAGATGAGTGGGAGTTATAG
- a CDS encoding efflux RND transporter permease subunit, which yields MFIRFPKLIVSLFFVLSVAGVFLAINRVQFEFNFEQFFPEGDEDLKFFLEFKERFEPDDNFVLVGIKREEGVFEQEFLEQVLAFSLEARRMNFEISTTDSIDHSIYTKAVNSQGDSIVLMHPILSAQSLLQIEYPVKNPFTGFSTIPALHLEDTARYAKDQKKILADERLVGNFISEDAKTLVVVLKTVDNIQQGAATLLIQGLKDLVKKYEFKEYHLLGRAYFQTEIVKLQVKEFILSSAVSFLLVFLVLFFLFKRFWGIVIALVSILVGLFMFVGMLGLFARTLDTMALLYPIIMIIVATSDVIHVMSKYIDELQKGQSKMEAIQVTIREIGMSIFLTSTTTALGFFSLVTSRLIPIQEFGVNAAFGVMIAYISVVVLSTTILALFDKEQIIKLQDGPSVWTKWMEWIDRVTKSHQGPILAGFAVLLVVCTIGIAQISTNTQFLNLLPKNNKVTEDFLFFEEEFSGFRPFEIAISIQGDYTINDYEVIQEISKIEEHFKEYPAIKSMSSITNVYKSINQAHHVNNPAAYVMPKDLKEFKKYQRSVRRISQNSNLGILVSKDKKHTRISAKVLDIGANNIDSIRIASKQWIAEHIDPNIIQTRSTGTGIILDKNSNYIRDSLLQGLLLAILTISIIVAFIYRNVKMLILTLIPNMLPLLIAAAILGFAGIPLEAGVAIVFAIIFGIAIDDTIHLLSKFKLTKDKGYSTDEAIKITLLETGKAICLTTVILFFGFLSLLLSSNPPAITIGILISSTLVSALICDLLIIPIMLRKWIK from the coding sequence ATGTTTATACGTTTTCCAAAACTTATTGTTAGTCTATTTTTTGTACTAAGTGTAGCAGGTGTTTTTCTTGCCATCAATAGAGTACAATTTGAATTTAATTTTGAGCAATTTTTCCCAGAAGGAGATGAAGATTTGAAATTCTTTTTAGAATTCAAAGAACGTTTTGAGCCTGATGATAACTTTGTACTAGTAGGTATAAAGCGGGAAGAAGGCGTTTTTGAGCAAGAATTTTTAGAGCAGGTCTTAGCGTTCTCCTTAGAAGCCCGCCGTATGAATTTTGAGATTTCAACGACCGATAGTATCGACCACTCTATTTATACCAAAGCCGTTAATTCTCAAGGAGATTCTATTGTTTTGATGCACCCCATTCTAAGTGCTCAATCTCTATTACAGATAGAATACCCTGTCAAGAACCCCTTTACAGGTTTTAGTACAATTCCTGCCTTGCACTTAGAAGATACCGCCCGTTATGCCAAAGATCAGAAAAAAATACTTGCCGATGAACGCTTGGTTGGCAATTTCATTTCAGAGGATGCCAAAACCCTTGTTGTTGTCCTCAAAACCGTAGATAATATACAACAAGGAGCAGCTACTTTATTGATACAGGGGCTTAAGGACTTAGTAAAAAAGTACGAATTTAAGGAATATCATTTATTAGGTCGTGCCTATTTTCAGACCGAAATTGTCAAATTGCAAGTGAAGGAATTTATACTTTCTTCTGCCGTTTCCTTCCTCTTAGTTTTCTTGGTGCTGTTTTTCCTTTTTAAGCGCTTTTGGGGGATTGTTATTGCGCTAGTTTCTATCTTGGTTGGTTTGTTTATGTTTGTGGGAATGTTGGGTTTATTTGCTCGTACCCTAGATACAATGGCATTGCTCTACCCTATTATTATGATTATTGTGGCGACCTCAGACGTTATTCATGTCATGTCCAAATACATCGATGAGTTGCAGAAAGGGCAATCTAAGATGGAAGCCATCCAAGTTACCATTCGAGAGATAGGCATGTCCATTTTCCTTACCTCAACTACTACTGCTTTAGGCTTTTTCTCTTTGGTCACCAGCCGCCTCATTCCAATTCAAGAATTTGGAGTCAATGCCGCCTTTGGCGTAATGATTGCGTATATATCTGTTGTTGTTCTTAGTACAACAATATTAGCACTTTTTGACAAAGAACAAATTATAAAATTACAGGATGGCCCTAGCGTTTGGACCAAATGGATGGAGTGGATTGATCGAGTTACCAAAAGCCATCAAGGACCTATTTTGGCAGGCTTTGCCGTTTTGCTAGTTGTTTGTACCATTGGTATTGCTCAAATTTCGACCAATACACAATTCCTTAACTTGCTGCCCAAGAACAACAAAGTAACCGAAGATTTCCTCTTTTTTGAAGAAGAATTCAGTGGTTTTAGACCCTTTGAAATTGCGATAAGTATTCAGGGAGATTATACCATCAATGACTATGAAGTTATTCAAGAAATAAGCAAAATCGAAGAACACTTTAAAGAATACCCTGCCATTAAGTCCATGAGTTCCATCACCAATGTGTACAAGTCCATCAACCAAGCACACCATGTCAATAACCCAGCAGCTTATGTGATGCCTAAGGATCTTAAAGAGTTCAAAAAATACCAACGTTCTGTTCGACGAATATCTCAAAATAGCAACTTAGGAATTTTGGTGAGCAAAGACAAAAAACATACCCGAATTTCTGCTAAAGTATTAGATATTGGAGCCAACAACATTGATTCTATCCGAATTGCAAGTAAACAATGGATTGCAGAACATATTGACCCGAATATTATTCAGACTCGCTCTACAGGAACAGGCATTATTTTAGACAAAAACTCAAATTATATTCGAGATTCTTTATTGCAAGGTTTGTTGTTAGCTATTTTGACCATTAGCATCATTGTTGCCTTTATTTATAGAAATGTCAAGATGCTAATTCTTACGCTAATTCCCAATATGCTTCCTTTGTTGATTGCTGCGGCTATTTTAGGTTTTGCTGGTATTCCCTTAGAAGCAGGAGTTGCCATTGTTTTTGCTATTATTTTTGGAATAGCAATCGATGATACGATTCATCTTTTGAGTAAGTTTAAACTCACAAAGGATAAAGGTTATAGCACCGATGAAGCGATAAAAATTACCTTACTAGAAACAGGAAAAGCGATTTGTTTAACGACTGTGATTCTATTTTTTGGATTCCTTAGTCTATTGCTTTCGAGCAATCCGCCTGCCATTACAATTGGAATCTTAATTAGTTCTACCTTGGTTTCGGCATTGATTTGCGATTTGCTAATTATTCCGATTATGCTTAGAAAGTGGATAAAATAA
- a CDS encoding acyl-CoA thioesterase gives MKLNAKKVSESKTIMTEMIMPNDTNPINNLMGGNLLKWMDVVAGICAGRHCESYVVTVSVDNVSFDKPIPLGDVITLKCVVTRAFTTSVEVYVEVFSADIKGKNPRRCNDAYFTFVAVDDEEKRPVKVPPLLPLTAEEKKRYDEALQRRQMRLIFSGRLDKAEAQKLKIELLGD, from the coding sequence ATGAAATTAAATGCAAAGAAGGTATCTGAGTCAAAAACAATTATGACTGAAATGATCATGCCTAATGATACCAATCCTATTAACAATTTAATGGGAGGAAATTTATTAAAATGGATGGATGTTGTTGCAGGAATTTGTGCTGGTAGACATTGCGAAAGCTATGTGGTTACTGTTTCTGTTGATAATGTCTCATTTGATAAACCAATTCCGCTTGGAGATGTTATTACCTTGAAATGTGTTGTAACGAGAGCATTTACTACTTCTGTAGAAGTTTATGTCGAGGTTTTTTCGGCTGACATCAAAGGTAAAAATCCTCGTCGTTGCAACGATGCCTATTTTACGTTTGTAGCCGTTGACGATGAAGAAAAACGCCCTGTGAAAGTTCCGCCTTTGTTGCCGTTAACAGCGGAAGAAAAAAAGCGGTATGATGAAGCCTTACAACGCCGTCAAATGCGTTTAATCTTTTCGGGAAGGTTGGACAAAGCTGAAGCTCAAAAACTAAAAATAGAATTATTGGGAGATTAA
- a CDS encoding undecaprenyl-diphosphate phosphatase, with translation MDWLEALILGMIQGLTEYLPVSSSGHLELGKILLDINPSKTDESFGITFNVVLHLATVFSTWVILRKEIAEIFRGLFQFKMNEEFWFSAKIVVSMIPAGIIGLLFEEQIDATFRGSALLVGLMLLITGALLFLADKAKATTGKVGFKEALLVGIAQAVALAPGISRSGATISTCVLLKIDKERATRFSFLMVMPLILGKVAKDLLDDKFALATETLLPMGIGFIASFVVGLVACQWMINLVKNGKLVYFSIYCFIVGAIAIGYSLV, from the coding sequence ATGGATTGGCTGGAAGCTTTGATCTTAGGAATGATTCAAGGGCTAACAGAGTATTTACCTGTTAGTAGTAGTGGACACTTAGAATTGGGCAAAATTTTGTTGGATATTAATCCTTCAAAGACCGATGAATCTTTTGGAATTACCTTTAATGTGGTTTTGCACCTTGCAACGGTATTTAGTACTTGGGTAATTTTGCGCAAAGAAATTGCAGAAATATTTAGAGGGTTGTTTCAATTTAAGATGAATGAAGAATTTTGGTTTTCTGCCAAAATTGTTGTTTCTATGATTCCTGCTGGGATCATTGGGTTGTTATTTGAAGAACAAATAGATGCGACATTTAGAGGTTCTGCTCTTTTAGTGGGGTTGATGTTGTTGATTACAGGAGCGTTGTTGTTTTTGGCTGATAAAGCAAAAGCAACTACTGGAAAAGTTGGGTTTAAAGAAGCGCTTCTGGTTGGGATTGCCCAAGCGGTTGCCTTGGCTCCTGGTATTTCTCGTTCTGGAGCAACCATTTCAACTTGCGTTTTATTAAAGATAGATAAAGAACGGGCGACACGATTTTCTTTTTTAATGGTGATGCCTCTAATTTTAGGAAAGGTTGCCAAAGATTTATTGGACGATAAGTTTGCCTTAGCAACAGAAACACTACTTCCTATGGGAATTGGTTTTATTGCTTCCTTTGTGGTAGGGCTTGTGGCTTGTCAGTGGATGATAAATTTAGTTAAAAATGGAAAATTGGTCTATTTTTCGATATACTGTTTTATCGTAGGAGCTATTGCTATTGGTTATAGCTTGGTATAG
- a CDS encoding DUF3098 domain-containing protein, which translates to MGKGDNKAETVEAPKRRGNQKTTKQKEILFAKDNYMVIGVGLVLVIIGLFLMSGGYNQPDEWKAEEIYSFTRITLAPMIILGGLGVVIMAIFKSSGKEEMQNIEA; encoded by the coding sequence ATGGGAAAAGGAGATAACAAAGCAGAAACAGTAGAAGCCCCTAAACGCAGAGGAAACCAAAAAACGACAAAACAAAAAGAAATTTTGTTTGCAAAAGATAACTATATGGTGATTGGCGTTGGCTTAGTATTAGTTATTATTGGCTTATTTTTAATGTCTGGCGGATACAATCAACCCGATGAGTGGAAAGCAGAAGAAATTTATAGTTTTACCCGTATTACATTGGCTCCAATGATTATTTTGGGTGGTTTAGGCGTTGTTATTATGGCAATTTTTAAATCGTCAGGCAAGGAAGAAATGCAGAATATAGAAGCCTAA
- a CDS encoding carbohydrate binding domain-containing protein — MIITRHFIGLVLLLTTHQLLTAQLRPVELNNASFEGVPHDAVTPNQWKSCGLDSSPDILPGPWGVYQKPTHGHTFLGLITRENNSWEALGQKMPRPLKKNKCYKFKIDLSSSPAYAGYSKPTRLRVWVGNTACDRAQLIATSPTIDHYEWKTYEFFFSVEEDYKYIIIECYYKEPAFHYYRGNLLIDNISAFEMCDRA; from the coding sequence ATGATTATAACTAGACACTTTATTGGCTTAGTTTTGCTATTGACAACCCATCAATTGTTGACGGCTCAGTTAAGACCTGTTGAATTAAATAATGCTTCTTTTGAAGGGGTGCCGCACGATGCGGTAACGCCCAATCAATGGAAATCATGTGGGTTGGATTCTTCCCCAGATATTTTACCTGGTCCTTGGGGAGTATACCAAAAACCAACTCATGGGCATACCTTTTTGGGATTGATTACGAGAGAGAACAATTCTTGGGAAGCATTGGGGCAAAAAATGCCTCGCCCATTGAAAAAAAATAAATGTTATAAATTTAAAATAGATTTATCTTCTTCACCAGCTTATGCAGGATACTCCAAGCCTACTAGGCTAAGGGTTTGGGTAGGGAATACTGCCTGTGATCGGGCTCAATTGATTGCAACTTCTCCAACAATTGATCATTATGAATGGAAAACCTATGAGTTTTTCTTTTCTGTAGAGGAAGATTATAAATACATTATTATAGAGTGTTATTATAAGGAACCTGCATTTCATTATTATAGAGGAAACTTGTTGATTGACAATATTTCTGCCTTTGAAATGTGCGATCGTGCTTAA
- a CDS encoding YceI family protein, with the protein MNTIIMKNAILIALLFTTSLIYAQDKSNSKNAENAATYSVDAMHSSLVFAVGYKLSEFHGSFGEIAGKAVLANEKDFSTAEVEFTVQIASINTNSEARDGHLQGERYFNAEKAATATFKSTYIKPTGHNTYEMTGDLTIGGVTLSQTVQVEVKGQAELAAKDGSTSSVMGVKATFAFNRSNFGIKGGLPTIADKVDITAALTLIKE; encoded by the coding sequence ATGAATACAATTATTATGAAAAATGCCATCCTTATCGCTTTATTATTCACTACTTCATTGATTTATGCACAAGATAAATCCAACTCAAAGAATGCTGAAAATGCAGCAACTTATAGTGTGGATGCCATGCACTCTTCTTTAGTATTTGCTGTGGGGTACAAATTGAGCGAATTTCATGGAAGTTTTGGAGAAATTGCTGGAAAAGCAGTGTTAGCCAATGAGAAAGATTTTAGCACCGCCGAAGTTGAGTTTACGGTTCAAATTGCTTCTATCAACACCAATTCAGAAGCTAGAGATGGGCATTTGCAAGGTGAGCGTTATTTTAATGCAGAAAAAGCCGCTACTGCAACCTTCAAAAGTACTTATATTAAACCAACTGGGCACAATACCTACGAAATGACAGGCGATTTGACCATTGGTGGCGTTACGCTTTCTCAAACGGTACAAGTTGAAGTAAAAGGACAAGCAGAGCTTGCGGCTAAAGATGGCTCTACATCAAGTGTTATGGGAGTAAAAGCAACCTTTGCTTTCAACAGAAGTAACTTTGGAATAAAAGGAGGTCTTCCAACAATTGCAGATAAAGTAGATATTACTGCTGCGTTAACCTTGATTAAGGAATAA